CTTCAAGATAATCCAAACGAGAATGTGCTTCTTGTAATTCAATAATAGCAGCCTGCAACGTGTGTTCATCAGCAGAATGTTGTTGGAGAATCAACTCGCAATTTTGAACTATACTTTGCAAATGCGTAATTTCAGGTAGCGCATTACGAACTTCTTCTTTCAGCAAGAAATCGTGATCTACAGGAAGTTCTTGCCTTAACAAGCCAATTGATTGATTACCCTGGTTTTCAACAATACCCTGATCGGGTTTGAGTTCACCTGAGAGTATTTTAAATAAGGTAGATTTACCTGTTCCATTGCGACCGCATAAGGCTATTTTTTCACCGTCTGAAATTGTCAATGACAGATTATCGAATATTTTCCGACCTCCAAAACCTAAATATAATCCTTGTATTCTGATCACTATGTTTAATTCATGAGTTCATCTCCATCCAAAGAGGACAATGCACTAAAATGATAGCCTTTGTACTCCAGTATATCCCGCCAAAGACTTTCGGGTTTATTTTTAAAAAGAAAGTTGGGCTCCATATCAGAAACTAACCAGGATTTTGTTTTCATCTCTTCTTCAAGCTGGCCTTGTGACCAACCGCTGTAACCAACATAAAATCGAATGTTCTGCGCCAGAATTAATTTACATTCAATCAAAAATCTCAATTTGTCATAGTTCCCACTCCAATAGACACCTCTAGATATTTTAATGGAATCGTCCAATAATTCTCCAACATTATGAATAAAATACATGCTGTTGTTATCTACCGGACCACCATAATGCACGGGCGCTTCCAAATCACCAAAGTCGGAAGTCAGGTCTTCCAGACGGACATCCATTTTTCGATTTAATATAAAGCCAACTGTTCCTTCTTCACGGGTGTAATCAGCAACAAGAACGACGGTTCTTTTAAAATTAGGATCCAGCATAAATGGCTCCGATACCAAAATTTTCCCAGTTTCTAATATGGGGATTCCTTCGGGTTTAATCATCGTTAAATAGATTGAACGGGTACTTCCCTATTTATCCTTTTTAAAAAGCCGCTTAATACAGTTCCATTTCCTCCAACTTCGTAAAATTGATCATAACCATCATGTATCATATTTTGCATGGTTTGTGTCCATTTTACTGCTGATGTCAATTGCGATTTTAAATTTGCTTTTATTTTCTCCGGTTCTATTTCTGCTGCTGCATTCACATTTTGGTAAATGGGACAAATCGGTTGTTTAAAATCTGTTGCATCAATTGCGCTTTCCAATTCTCGGCGGGCAGGTTCCATTAAAGGAGAATGAAATGCTCCGCCAACGGCTAATGTAATAAATCGTTTAGCTCCGGCTGCAAGCATGATAGTCTCTATTTTTTGAATACCACTCAAACTTCCAGAGATCACTAACTGTCCAGGACAATTATAATTAGCAGCAATAACTATATCTTCAGTAAAAGATTGACACAATTCCTCAATCTTAGCATCATCCAAGCCAACTATTGCAGCCATGGTGCCCGGATTTGTTTCACAGGCATGTTGCATCGCGTGTGCCCGAATATTAACGAGTTTTAAGCCATCCTGAAAGCTAAGAACGCCAGCTGCTACTAAAGCAGAAAATTCTCCAAGGGAATGCCCTGCCACGCCTTGATACGAGATATCCTTACCGAGTGTTTTTGCATGGATCACGGAATGAATAAATACGGAAGGCTGTGTGATTTTAGTTTGCCGAAGTTCTTCCTCAGATCCTTCAAACATAACTTCTGTGATTTTAAATCCCAATAAATCATTCGCTTCATCAAACAAATTACGGGCTTCAGAATTCTCTTCATATAAATTCTTGCCCATACCCTTAAACTGGCTGGCTTGTCCAGGAAAAATAAATGCGGTTTTTTGCATATTAAATAGAATCTGAT
The genomic region above belongs to Saprospiraceae bacterium and contains:
- a CDS encoding YqgE/AlgH family protein, coding for MIKPEGIPILETGKILVSEPFMLDPNFKRTVVLVADYTREEGTVGFILNRKMDVRLEDLTSDFGDLEAPVHYGGPVDNNSMYFIHNVGELLDDSIKISRGVYWSGNYDKLRFLIECKLILAQNIRFYVGYSGWSQGQLEEEMKTKSWLVSDMEPNFLFKNKPESLWRDILEYKGYHFSALSSLDGDELMN
- the fabD gene encoding ACP S-malonyltransferase, producing the protein MQKTAFIFPGQASQFKGMGKNLYEENSEARNLFDEANDLLGFKITEVMFEGSEEELRQTKITQPSVFIHSVIHAKTLGKDISYQGVAGHSLGEFSALVAAGVLSFQDGLKLVNIRAHAMQHACETNPGTMAAIVGLDDAKIEELCQSFTEDIVIAANYNCPGQLVISGSLSGIQKIETIMLAAGAKRFITLAVGGAFHSPLMEPARRELESAIDATDFKQPICPIYQNVNAAAEIEPEKIKANLKSQLTSAVKWTQTMQNMIHDGYDQFYEVGGNGTVLSGFLKRINREVPVQSI